Proteins encoded in a region of the Planococcus citri chromosome 1, ihPlaCitr1.1, whole genome shotgun sequence genome:
- the LOC135847579 gene encoding myb-like protein Z, with amino-acid sequence MDKSNKTTIDSDTSSFSDHSHIIDKEGSSEDENAPFSVIDEGIGTQNVTPPFDYEKLRDNTNDKVYQVFKKTWKWNEAIHSEVRANHIEFKDEISKNAKSISETKNDVDHLKNKISEVKISSDVNNQMSNAKYAELSSKLEDTQNNINDANNNIFENKMDIKTLSDSLRKVEDNAKIRDEGCDQLVNHLNIVKQAIRRPLHTKTAKAKSLAIDAGSVRNAGITFADEHLHFPHEFLQEFDDYFAETNAVEKHKIFAFKGVIATKDRKEFLETVRNVNNYRELKQKFLDFYWDRRAQNEAMKFCRYDFVVTENAKDMANQMTRWARSLKHHRHGNDEEIIEILIGKAPEQYQWILSEEGQTLDQFLTKLNKVSRMQRDPDNEVPIIFRRNQKRFDDYNGKTPSKPRFTSTQALGNDQLQSLLETIAKKLKPTATNSNYNRGNYQNNNSGIPKSNYERNNNNNPTVTNSNYNRGTYQNNNNTTHQSNKNSTTYQPKDKSDPKSSTQNTSQLPKNTSNSNSTNYSKPFDVDKGGNLVMKRFNPKTPSTIPLPVKTVQIDEEDDDDVIIQTPLDDSTDLTAVCNMLNTLFENTDEIDSQQITAAVQMLTTKVSDPNTEEEASSGNESH; translated from the coding sequence ATGGACAaatcaaataaaactactaTTGATTCGGACACTTCGTCTTTTAGTGACCATTCTCACATCATAGACAAAGAGGGTTCATCTGAAGATGAAAATGCTCCTTTCTCCGTGATTGATGAGGGAATTGGCACTCAAAATGTTACTCCACCATTCGATTATGAGAAATTGCGCGATAACACCAACGATAAAGTTTACCAAGTTTTTAAGAAAACTTGGAAATGGAACGAAGCTATCCACAGTGAAGTTCGCGCGAATCATATCGAgtttaaagatgaaatttctaaaaacgcTAAATCGATTTCGGAAACTAAAAACGACGTGGATcacttaaaaaataaaatttcggaagtcaaaatttcgagtgacGTGAATAATCAAATGTCCAACGCGAAATATGCCGAATTATCGAGTAAATTGGAAGATACCCAAAATAACATCAATGACGCGAATaacaatattttcgaaaataaaatggacATTAAAACACTTTCGGATTCGCTTCGTAAAGTTGAAGATAATGCTAAAATTCGCGATGAAGGTTGCGACCAATTGGTGAATCACCTAAATATCGTAAAACAGGCAATTCGTCGGCCACTACATACGAAAACCGCGAAAGCTAAATCGTTAGCTATTGACGCAGGTTCGGTAAGAAACGCAGGAATTACATTTGCTGACGAGCACTTGCATTTTCCTCACGAATTCCTCCAAGAATTCGATGACTACTTTGCTGAGACAAATGCCGTCGAAAAGCACAAAATCTTCGCGTTTAAAGGCGTAATTGCCACTAAAGATCgtaaagaatttttggaaaccgTTCGCAACGTAAACAACTATCGTGAATTAAAACAAAAGTTCCTTGATTTCTACTGGGATCGTCGTGCCCAAAACGAAGCCATGAAATTCTGCCGATATGACTTTGTTGTTACTGAAAACGCAAAAGACATGGCGAATCAAATGACTCGTTGGGCTAGATCACTGAAACATCATCGCCACGGCAATGATGaagaaatcattgaaattttaatcggaAAAGCGCCCGAGCAATATCAATGGATATTGTCCGAAGAAGGTCAAACATTGGACCAGTTTTTGACGAAATTGAATAAAGTATCTCGTATGCAACGCGATCCGGACAACGAAGTTCCTATTATTTTTCGTAGGAACCAAAAACGTTTCGATGATTATAACGGTAAAACTCCTTCGAAACCGCGCTTCACCTCCACGCAAGCACTGGGCAACGACCAGTTGCAGTCTTTACTCGAAACCATTGCTAAAAAACTTAAGCCAACCGCGACTAATTCAAACTATAATCGCggtaattaccaaaataataattctgGCATACCGAAATCGAATTACGagcgtaataataataataatccgACTGTTACGAATTCGAACTACAATCGTGGTACTTATCAGAATAACAATAATACTACTCatcaatcgaataaaaattctacAACTTATCAGCCGAAAGACAAGTCTGATCCGAAATCATCTACTCAAAATACGTCTCAACTACCCAAAAATACGTCGAATTCCAACTCGACTAATTATTCGAAACCTTTTGACGTCGACAAAGGAGGCAATCTCGTTATGAAACGATTCAACCCAAAAACTCCATCAACTATTCCACTTCCcgtcaaaactgttcaaattgaCGAAGAGGATGATGACGACGTGATTATTCAAACTCCTTTGGACGATTCTACTGATTTGACTGCTGTTTGCAACATGCTAAACACCCTTTTCGAAAATACCGACGAAATTGATTCTCAACAAATTACAGCTGCAGTTCAAATGCTTAcgacgaaagtttcagaccctaACACTGAAGAAGAAGCGTCTTCGGGAAACGAGAGCCACTAG